A genomic segment from Amphiura filiformis chromosome 10, Afil_fr2py, whole genome shotgun sequence encodes:
- the LOC140163280 gene encoding uncharacterized protein: protein MCVYRYLILLVCIDVKVLDISAQQQGNRCCLPDEQFSVLKGGVIASTRTGFLGFVFGQTSLTEEHDSVYDFTNNRFATFITRTIIDPNYVEEHIQIIEEPGKDYVWVIDLDKQTCLQGEKDYYYFHLERCIPDFLTHGSTYYLGNGEFFADTYSVVIPKETPTYGDKSELFADGYYVVLPREYPAHGVYSISISQQCLPHSETFIGHTNSWKVSQKVASTMGFYNYTVGIENPEKYFTVPDYCQIEVIKVDSTS from the exons ATGTGTGTATATCGTTATCTCATCCTGCTAGTGTGCATAGATGTTAAGGTTCTTGACATATCTGCGCAACAACAAGGGAACAGGTGCTGCCTTCCTGATGAACAATTCAGTGTACTCAAAG GTGGTGTGATTGCATCCACAAGAACAGGATTTCTCGGGTTTGTCTTTGGCCAGACATCATTAACTGAAGAGCATGATTCTGTCTATGACTTCACCAATAACAGATTTGCCACCTTCATCACCAGGACTATAATTGATCCTAATTATGTTGAAGAACACATACAGATTATTGAAGAACCTGGAAAA GACTATGTATGGGTGATTGACCTGGACAAACAGACATGCCTACAAGGAGAGAAAGACTATTATTACTTCCATTTAGAACGATGTATCCCAG attttttaACCCATGGCAGTACATATTATTTAGGCAATGGTGAGTTCTTTGCAGACACATACTCTGTGGTGATCCCAAAGGAAACCCCAACATATGGAGATAAGAGTGAGTTGTTTGCCGATGGTTACTATGTGGTTCTTCCCAGGGAATACCCGGCACATGGAGTCTACAGCATCAGCATCAGTCAACAGTGTCTGCCGCACAGTGAAACCTTCATTGGACACACAAACTCTTGGAAAGTATCTC AAAAAGTGGCGTCTACAATGGGATTCTATAACTATACTGTTGGGATTGAGAATCCAGAAAAATACTTCACTGTTCCTGACTACTGCCAAATAGAGGTGATTAAAGTAGACTCGACATCATAA